tgttcaaaaaaaaaaaagaacactaTACCTGCTAATGCTAGTAATGTAGAAGTGTAAATGATAACTTAATCTAAACAACTGCACTACAAAGTTTCCACTATTTCATCAATACATACAACTAATTTATCTAGATATCCTAAAATGCTATTAAGTTACTTTGTGGTATCCTTGTTAGAATTTAAAGGAAACAAATGCTTGAATAACCAGAAGAAGAAATAGTTTTACAACAAACACTGAACACAAATGTTTTAAACAAACAAGAGAAAAACATAATATGCAATGGAGAgtctgaaaatataaaataacagaaCGGTGTTCATTTTGTTAACTAAGGAACTGATGGAGCTGCTTCTTCCTCCATGGCACAGTCAACCTTCTTGCCTTCTCCTTCAAGCAAATTCGCTATGAAGCCACTCTTGGACACAGAGCTTTTAGGATCTGTCTCTTTGTCTCCACTCATTATCATCTTGTTCCCAAGCTCTAGCCTAAGCTCCTGCGGCACTTTCTCCACCGGACCAACAGGTTCCTCAACACCAAACCCACAAGCCTCACCAGGAGGTTTCTGTTTCTCTGTAGTCTCTTGCTGCGCCAGGACAAGACAATGTTGAGGAGTCACCATCGTTGTCTCCGGAGTTGGAAAAAACTCCAGCAGAGGAGTGGCAGCTTCTCCTTCTTCCATGACTCCatctttctctttctcctccATCACAGCTTCCTCGGGCTCTTCGTCATCGCTCTGATACGGCACTAAAGACAACGGTCGAGCAGATTCACAGATCTCCACATCTTCCGTTGGCTGATCATTAGGAGGGAGATCAGTTTGGTTCTTGATTCCTTCTTTTGCGAACATTTTAACATGGGGAGCCACGTCGTTCTCAGGAGTTACGGGAGTGACTTTCCCCTTCTTGAACACGAGACCTCTCAGCTTCGTGTCACTGTCGTTCATCTTGACATTGAGGAGGTACCCCGCGTCGAAAGATCCTGTGGCCGCACCTGAAAACGTCTTACCAACCAGGTTAATGTTTTCTTGTTGAGGCTGTGTTGTGGTTTCATCTTTGCGTGGACGACCTCTCTTTCGCTTCGCCAAGAGATCATTAGCAACTGGAGGTGGTGAGCTTGTGGTGGCTAGATTCAACGGATTCATTTCTACAAAGAACAacaaatagataaataaaacaaacacaaaGTTCTATTGCATAAAGACAAGTGTGTGGATTATTTACATGGCAAATCTACATAACATTCTATAGGGTTTCACACTGATTCATCATGGAACTGATTTAAGACCATATCAGAAATATAGTAGAAATCTAAGAAT
The Brassica napus cultivar Da-Ae chromosome A1, Da-Ae, whole genome shotgun sequence DNA segment above includes these coding regions:
- the LOC106347889 gene encoding uncharacterized protein LOC106347889; translation: MNPLNLATTSSPPPVANDLLAKRKRGRPRKDETTTQPQQENINLVGKTFSGAATGSFDAGYLLNVKMNDSDTKLRGLVFKKGKVTPVTPENDVAPHVKMFAKEGIKNQTDLPPNDQPTEDVEICESARPLSLVPYQSDDEEPEEAVMEEKEKDGVMEEGEAATPLLEFFPTPETTMVTPQHCLVLAQQETTEKQKPPGEACGFGVEEPVGPVEKVPQELRLELGNKMIMSGDKETDPKSSVSKSGFIANLLEGEGKKVDCAMEEEAAPSVP